A region from the Gossypium hirsutum isolate 1008001.06 chromosome A08, Gossypium_hirsutum_v2.1, whole genome shotgun sequence genome encodes:
- the LOC107942631 gene encoding mitochondrial import receptor subunit TOM9-2: MAAQPKRGGVSLPERRSAGKPESNILARISSSPIVSRGKQAACDAAFVSKKLLLSTGKAAWIAGTTFLILAVPLIIEMDREQQLNELELQQASLLGAPPTASVSK; this comes from the coding sequence ATGGCGGCTCAACCCAAACGCGGCGGAGTTTCCCTACCCGAGAGGCGGTCTGCCGGCAAGCCGGAATCCAACATCCTCGCCAGGATCAGTTCCTCCCCTATCGTTTCTCGTGGTAAGCAAGCCGCGTGCGACGCCGCTTTCGTCTCCAAGAAGCTCCTCCTTAGCACCGGAAAGGCTGCTTGGATCGCCGGAACTACTTTCTTGATCTTAGCTGTCCCTTTGATCATCGAGATGGACCGTGAGCAGCAGCTCAATGAGCTTGAGCTACAGCAAGCTAGTCTTCTCGGTGCCCCGCCTACTGCGTCCGTCAGTAAGTGA
- the LOC107942629 gene encoding auxin-responsive protein IAA11 isoform X1, producing MQGGGGGGSESGSMSTVSRDENMVVSSEDSSCPDESGLELGLGLSLGGGGGGGGGGRQGGGFKMHHVSKGGPYARILTAKDFPSSSLSSSSSSSSSSPSLSKANVTAGTKRTAESVAVAANGSSQVVGWPPIRAYRMNSMVNQAKVLTMENRKKETSMVENSSIGGYRNDGNTKLKKSTFVKVNMDGTPIGRKVDLNAHESYEKLAKTLEDMFLETAPSVNPSGSTALQLDMLNRMTRHSRLLDGSSDFVLTYEDKEGDWMLVGDVPWEMFLTSVKRLRIMRKSEATGLAPR from the exons ATGCAAGGTGGTGGCGGCGGCGGTTCTGAAAGTGGGTCAATGTCTACAGTGTCAAGGGATGAGAACATGGTGGTGTCTTCTGAAGATTCTTCATGCCCGGATGAGTCTGGGTTGGAGTTGGGTCTTGGTTTGAGccttggtggtggtggtggtggtggtggcggCGGCCGCCAAGGCGGTGGTTTTAAGATGCATCATGTTTCAAAAGGTGGTCCATATGCTAGGATTTTGACTGCTAAAGATTTCCCTTCTTCATCATTATCTTCatcgtcgtcatcatcatcatcctcaCCATCTTTAAGCAAAGCTAATGTCACAGCTGGGACCAAGAGAACTGCTGAATCTGTTGCTGTTGCTGCTAACGGATCTAG TCAAGTTGTGGGGTGGCCTCCTATCAGAGCTTATAGAATGAATAGCATGGTTAATCAAGCAAAAGTGCTGACAATGGAGAACCGCAAAAAGGAGACCTCGATGGTCGAGAACAGCAGCATCGGCGGCTATCGTAACGATGGTAACACTAAGCTGAAGAAATCCACGTTTGTGAAGGTGAATATGGATGGAACCCCAATAGGAAGGAAGGTCGATCTGAATGCCCATGAATCGTATGAAAAGTTAGCGAAAACGTTGGAAGATATGTTTCTCGAAACCGCCCCGAGTGTCAATCCATCTG GATCAACGGCGCTGCAGCTTGATATGTTGAACAGGATGACAAGACACTCGAGACTGCTGGATGGATCATCCGATTTCGTGCTTACTTACGAGGACAAGGAAGGTGACTGGATGCTTGTTGGAGATGTTCCTTGGGA GATGTTCCTTACTTCAGTGAAAAGGCTTAGGATCATGAGGAAATCTGAGGCAACTGGATTAG CTCCAAGGTAA
- the LOC107942629 gene encoding auxin-responsive protein IAA11 isoform X2, producing the protein MQGGGGGGSESGSMSTVSRDENMVVSSEDSSCPDESGLELGLGLSLGGGGGGGGGGRQGGGFKMHHVSKGGPYARILTAKDFPSSSLSSSSSSSSSSPSLSKANVTAGTKRTAESVAVAANGSSQVVGWPPIRAYRMNSMVNQAKVLTMENRKKETSMVENSSIGGYRNDGNTKLKKSTFVKVNMDGTPIGRKVDLNAHESYEKLAKTLEDMFLETAPSVNPSGSTALQLDMLNRMTRHSRLLDGSSDFVLTYEDKEGDWMLVGDVPWEMFLTSVKRLRIMRKSEATGLVLS; encoded by the exons ATGCAAGGTGGTGGCGGCGGCGGTTCTGAAAGTGGGTCAATGTCTACAGTGTCAAGGGATGAGAACATGGTGGTGTCTTCTGAAGATTCTTCATGCCCGGATGAGTCTGGGTTGGAGTTGGGTCTTGGTTTGAGccttggtggtggtggtggtggtggtggcggCGGCCGCCAAGGCGGTGGTTTTAAGATGCATCATGTTTCAAAAGGTGGTCCATATGCTAGGATTTTGACTGCTAAAGATTTCCCTTCTTCATCATTATCTTCatcgtcgtcatcatcatcatcctcaCCATCTTTAAGCAAAGCTAATGTCACAGCTGGGACCAAGAGAACTGCTGAATCTGTTGCTGTTGCTGCTAACGGATCTAG TCAAGTTGTGGGGTGGCCTCCTATCAGAGCTTATAGAATGAATAGCATGGTTAATCAAGCAAAAGTGCTGACAATGGAGAACCGCAAAAAGGAGACCTCGATGGTCGAGAACAGCAGCATCGGCGGCTATCGTAACGATGGTAACACTAAGCTGAAGAAATCCACGTTTGTGAAGGTGAATATGGATGGAACCCCAATAGGAAGGAAGGTCGATCTGAATGCCCATGAATCGTATGAAAAGTTAGCGAAAACGTTGGAAGATATGTTTCTCGAAACCGCCCCGAGTGTCAATCCATCTG GATCAACGGCGCTGCAGCTTGATATGTTGAACAGGATGACAAGACACTCGAGACTGCTGGATGGATCATCCGATTTCGTGCTTACTTACGAGGACAAGGAAGGTGACTGGATGCTTGTTGGAGATGTTCCTTGGGA GATGTTCCTTACTTCAGTGAAAAGGCTTAGGATCATGAGGAAATCTGAGGCAACTGGATTAG TTCTAAGCTAA
- the LOC107942630 gene encoding uncharacterized protein, translated as MAENSLGIFVEKNPSDSKLSELNIKCWPKWGCSPGKYQLKFDAEETCYLLKGKVRVYPKASSSTSTAEMVEFGAGDLVIIPKGLSCIWDVSIAVDKHYQFQSSSSSSCDH; from the exons ATGGCTGAAAATAGCCTTGGAATTTTTGTAGAAAAAAACCCTTCAGATTCAAAACTCTCAGAGCTTAACATCAAGTGTTGGCCCAA ATGGGGTTGTTCGCCTGGGAAATACCAGCTGAAGTTCGATGCTGAAGAAACATGTTATTTATTGAAAGGGAAAGTTAGGGTTTACCCAAAAGCCTCATCATCAACATCAACGGCCGAGATGGTAGAGTTTGGAGCAGGAGATCTTGTGATTATCCCAAAAGGTCTTAGTTGCATTTGGGATGTTTCCATTGCTGTTGATAAACACTATCAATTTCAGTCTTCTTCTTCATCCTCTTGTGATCACTAA
- the LOC107942624 gene encoding WD repeat-containing protein WDS homolog: MENSPTTLGSKGLINKHEFLRVIIQCLYSLGYKKSASCLEIESGVRYKSIEFDLLESQILSGDWDDCIDTLNKIKDVKDDTRSSVLFLVFKQCFLEYLNRGDDSLALSVLQKRVPTLHMSNETVHKLAYSILALKEMELGKLDEDVISELRKRLVMELGKQLPPPIVLPERRLEHLVETSVTAQIDSCIYHNSQDAVLLYEDHCCGRDQIPTETVQILTEHSNEVWFIQFSNNGEYLASSSSDCTAIIWKVMDNDKLTMKHVLRSHQNPVSFVAWSPDDTKLLTCGNLEVLKLWDVETGTCKHTFGDHGFTVSSCAWFPDSKRIVCGSSDPEKGICMWDCDGNEMKAWRGMRMPKVLDLAVTSDGENLISIFSDKEIRILNLRTNAEQVIFEEHSITSLSVSIDSKFFIVNLNSQEIHLRDVAGKWAKPLKYTGHKQNKYVIRSCFGGINSMFIASGSENTQVYIWNRQSSTPIEVLSGHSMTVNSVSWNPKRPLMLASASDDHTIRIWGPSQSNKIQPAETST; this comes from the exons ATGGAGAATTCGCCTACCACGCTAGGCTCTAAAGGTTTAATAAATAAGCATGAATTTTTAAGAGTTATAATTCAATGCTTATACTCTCTTGGATACAAAAAGTCTGCTTCTTGTTTGGAAATAGAGTCCGGTGTTAGGTACAAATCCATAGAATTTGATTTGTTGGAATCGCAAATCCTTAGTGGCGATTGGGATGATTGTATTGATACCTTGAATAAAATTAAGGATGTGAAGGATGATACACGATCTTCAGTTTTGTTTCTTGTGTTCAAGCAGTGTTTTTTGGAGTATTTGAATCGAGGTGATGATTCTTTGGCTTTGTCAGTTTTGCAAAAACGGGTTCCCACTTTACATATGAGCAACGAAACAGTTCATAAATTAGCTTATAGTATACTTGCATTGAAAGAGATGGAGTTGGGTAAGCTAGATGAAGATGTTATTAGTGAACTGCGAAAAAGGTTAGTGATGGAGCTAGGCAAACAGCTTCCTCCGCCAATTGTATTGCCTGAGAGACGTTTGGAACATCTAGTTGAAACTAGTGTAACAGCTCAAATTGATTCATGTATATATCATAATTCCCAGGATGCAGTCTTGCTTTATGAAGATCATTGCTGCGGCAGAGATCAGATACCTACAGAAACAGTTCAG ATTTTGACTGAACATAGCAATGAAGTTTGGTTCATTCAATTTTCAAATAATGGAGAGTACTTAGCCTCTTCATCAAGTGACTGTACAGCTATTATATGGAAG GTCATGGATAATGATAAGCTGACAATGAAACACGTGCTTAGAAGCCATCAGAACCCTGTATCCTTTGTGGCTTGGAGCCCGGACGATACAAAGTTACTCACATGTGGAAACTTGGAAGTTCTCAAGCTGTGGGATGTAGAAACAGGCACTTGCAAGCATACATTTGGGGACCACGGCTTCACTGTTAGCTCATGTGCTTGGTTTCCGGACTCAAAGCGAATTGTTTGCGGCAGTTCTGACCCTGAAAAGGGCATCTGCATGTGGGACTGTGATGGGAATGAGATGAAAGCTTGGAGGGGCATGAGGATGCCCAAGGTTTTGGATCTTGCTGTTACATCGGATGGTGAAAACCTTATCAGCATATTCTCTGACAAAGAAATTCGGATATTAAATTTGAGGACAAATGCTGAGCAAGTAATCTTTGAGGAGCATTCAATCACATCTCTTTCTGTTTCCATCGACAGTAAGTTCTTTATTGTCAACCTAAATAGCCAAGAGATACATTTGAGAGATGTTGCCGGAAAATGGGCAAAGCCTTTAAAGTACACAGGACACAAGCAAAACAAGTACGTCATAAGGTCCTGCTTTGGTGGTATCAATAGCATGTTCATTGCCAGTGGCAGTGAGAACACACAG GTGTATATCTGGAATCGACAAAGCTCCACACCAATTGAGGTATTATCTGGCCATTCAATGACGGTGAATAGTGTCAGCTGGAACCCTAAACGGCCTCTGATGTTGGCATCTGCTAGTGACGATCATACAATCCGTATATGGGGACCAAGCCAAAGCAATAAGATTCAACCAGCAGAGACTTCCacttga